One window from the genome of Pseudomonas leptonychotis encodes:
- a CDS encoding MarR family winged helix-turn-helix transcriptional regulator: protein MAIQRQMDAVDAILQQWGRERPDLDVSPMGVIGRLGRCSALLRRELDKVFSSFGMTAWEFDVLATLRRAGEPFCLAPTTLFSTLMITSGTMTRQLQQLEASGLVSRLANPSDARSMLVQLTPAGLELIDRAVTAHVANETRLLAPIAAAELAQLDARLSELLAVLEPVAE from the coding sequence ATGGCGATTCAACGGCAGATGGATGCGGTCGATGCAATTCTTCAGCAGTGGGGGCGCGAACGGCCTGATCTGGATGTCAGCCCAATGGGCGTGATCGGCCGGCTCGGGCGCTGCTCGGCGTTACTGCGCCGCGAACTGGATAAAGTCTTTAGTAGCTTCGGTATGACCGCCTGGGAGTTCGATGTGCTGGCCACCTTGCGCCGCGCCGGCGAGCCTTTCTGCCTTGCTCCGACGACTCTGTTTTCTACACTGATGATTACCTCCGGCACCATGACCCGGCAGTTGCAGCAGCTCGAAGCGTCAGGGCTGGTCAGTCGTCTGGCCAATCCCAGCGATGCACGTAGCATGCTGGTGCAGTTGACGCCGGCCGGGCTGGAGTTGATTGATCGGGCGGTGACGGCACATGTCGCCAATGAGACGCGGCTTTTAGCGCCGATTGCGGCCGCAGAATTAGCGCAACTGGATGCGCGGTTATCTGAGCTGTTGGCTGTTCTGGAGCCGGTAGCCGAGTGA
- a CDS encoding FKBP-type peptidyl-prolyl cis-trans isomerase: MSNELVIEDIQLGDGKEVVKGALITTQYNGFLEDGSTFDSSYARGKPFQCVIGTGRVIKGWDIGMMGMKVGGKRKLFVPSHLGYGEREFGAHIKPHANLVFEIELLEVLTRDD; encoded by the coding sequence ATGAGCAACGAACTAGTGATTGAAGATATTCAACTGGGTGACGGCAAGGAAGTGGTCAAGGGTGCGCTTATCACCACCCAATACAACGGATTTCTCGAAGATGGCAGCACGTTCGATTCCTCCTATGCGCGCGGCAAGCCTTTCCAGTGCGTGATCGGCACCGGTCGGGTCATCAAGGGCTGGGACATCGGCATGATGGGCATGAAGGTTGGCGGCAAGCGCAAGCTGTTCGTGCCCTCGCACCTAGGCTACGGCGAGCGTGAATTCGGCGCGCATATCAAGCCGCACGCCAATCTGGTCTTCGAGATCGAGCTGCTGGAAGTGCTGACGCGCGATGATTAA